The following nucleotide sequence is from Trifolium pratense cultivar HEN17-A07 linkage group LG2, ARS_RC_1.1, whole genome shotgun sequence.
CAAGATAACTACGAATATTGCGTAACCTTTTGAGAGCTCATCTGAATGATCAGTGaccttaaaacctaaaatgatAGCTATCACGACTTGAGACAAGAACATTTGTACACCGGCTTCtaacaataacattaaaaaatctcctgttttttttttttttctaactcTAGTCCAAATTCATTCCCCGGTTTCTTTAGAGCCCGTTTGGTTTGaggtaatcttgacaaaaaaaatttcttgatggaggggaggtgagagagtaattttgacaaaaaaaatttcttcttattaattttttttttataaaaaaaacgttttatatttttgaaaaaaaaaatctcaattattaaagagatttgattggttaaaaaaatttgtttttaatcttttttggtcaagattatCCCATCAACTTACCTCCCCTCGATCTactttgaatcaaaatttaaaaacaaatttttttaaacaatcaaATCTCTTTAATAATTGagacttaatatatatatttttttttgtcaaaattgcCCCATCATCTCCCCTCTCATTCCCTCCATCTACTACAAAGCGGACCGTTAATTTTCCCTCATTAAGATTTGCTCTGaacattcacaaaaaaaaaaaaaaaaagatttgctctgaatttgaattatttgtttttttttttaaattgaagtttAAGTTAGGTGCGTATTATCAGGCAGCCTATAAATATCCTTTCAGATCTGCTTCAGCAAAGCTTTCACGTTTTCATCATCTCTCTTTTTGTCAAACCCTAACCTTACCCTCCACCCAAACCCAGCCACCGCGCCGCCGCTCCTCCAGTGATAACCACAGCCACCGTCTCCTACCTCTCTGAAACAAAAGggaataaaagagaaaatcagaattttaggttaattgttcaatattttccttttctaatTGGTAATTTCTCCTTCATTCATTATTTATTGTccaatttgttgttgttgatgttggaACACTTAACAGGGattttgtttgttgttgatgattcaaACTAAAGAAggattttgtttatatttttacgGTAAAAGATTTTATTGATATTTCTAGAATTATATCAtatattctcttaattttatttgtgtaattttatttattgcttcaaaaaaatgcTAGGagaaagacttttttttttagctaaaaagtattttgatgatattGATTAGAACATgacattttatttatgttagttacactataaataactatttttgaagttgttgatgctatttgtaatttaaatagttgatgttctcttaaaaaaaattgaaatttttattaagggaccATATTAATtactctaaaaataaaatggcCAAGTATATGTCTGATACGACATCGATACTTGTCCGATATTTTTCGATACCAGCATCGGAGAAGTATCGACAATTAATATAACCGATATGTGTTGGATACTACTTCGATACGCGTATTCGAAAAGTATCGGATAATTAATGCactttgatgatgaaaaaaTAGGAGAGGAGACTGATACAATTCGTGTTGAATgtcttaagtattgaatgttagagtagACTTGAACCCTGGACCTCCAACCGGTCCAACTCTTTAATTCTTGGCTCAACTAGCTAAATCAGTTGAACTACTCATCCCATcctttttgggtagtacttaacttaagatatgtaattgtcacttgtttgctcattttgagtaatttgaatgttaattttttatcattatgaTTTTAGTTGTTtctatattgtgcatttatatatttaattttaaatttaatttttaaataacggaTCACGGCCGTATCGTATCaggaattttgaaaaattttccgtatcggtatcgtgtcacgtatctGAGCTTCATAGATTTTAATACATCCAAATTGTCAGGACCTTTTCCGGCTATCTTCTCTCATTCAAGAATCAGAACAACTACAATGGACCTCAAAAAATCAGGAAGGTGCCAAGAAGATGTTGCACTCACCCTCACAaagcatttatttttaaaacaagattCTCAGCAAAAAAACCTCGTCTTTTCGCCCTTGTCTCTCTTTGTTGTTCTTAGCGTCATGGCAGCTGGATCAGAAGGCTATGCTCTTGACGAACTTCTTACCTTCCTTCAATTTGACTCCATCCACAATCTAATGTCATTCTTCTCTCAGCTCGTCTCCCCTGCTTTGTTCTCTGACGATCGTATGTGTTTTATCAATGGAATGTGGGCTGATGAATCACTTCCCCTTTCTCATTCTTTTAAACAACTTGTGGCCACTCATTACAACACCACTTTGGCTTCGGTTGATTTTAAGACTAAGGTATGTACTATcactttctatatatatatatatatacatcataAAGGGAGCTCGggaaaaatatgttttcagtCCCTACTTTTACGTTaagttttggttttcgtccctgTATTTcaaaatcacttgtttttgtccccaattaattttcagttttggttttagtctcaaatgttaaaaattatgatatgaCAGTCCACGTATGATGCCACATGTCAACAGAATCCTACGTGTCAACGCCACATGGATTTTCGTTAGTCAACGGTTAGTTGACCTAACATTTGAGGCTAAAaccaaaactgaaaattaattgaagacaaaaacaagtgattttaAAGTATatggacgaaaaccaaaactcaatataaaagtAGGGACTGAAAACACATTTtactattaataatatatttgccgttcaaaaaaaaaacataattttttgtaatctaaatttcttttatttcctCCAACCAAACATTATGAAAATGTTTCTCAAGAAAActattcattttgattttgatgttttttgaaGGGTGATCAAGTGTGTCATGAAGTTAATTTGTGGGTTGAGAAAGAGACGAATGGCCTTATCACAAAGCTTCTTCATCCTAGTATGGTAAGCAAATTACCCACAGGGCTTGTCTTTGCAAATGCAATGTGCTTCAAAGGTGTGTGGAAACACAAGTTTATGGATACAGCTTTCCAGCATAGTTTTCACCTCTTCAATGGCACCAAAGTCATTGCTCCCTTCATGGATAGCAAGCAGAGGGAGCACTTTATTGGTATTTTTGATGGTTTCAAAGTCCTCCGTCTTTCTTATAGACAAGGCAGGGATAAAACTCGTCGGTTCTCCATGTATATTTTCCTTCCAGATGCAAAAGATGGACTTTTGGCATTAATTGAAAAGctagcttcagaatctgattttTTGAAAGACAAGTTTCCTCGGCGAAAAGTGGAAGTACGTCAATTTACTATTCCAAAATTCAagatttctttttcatttgaagcttcTAATGTTCTGCACGAGTTGGGAATGAGTTCACCTTTCTTTCTAACAAAAGTGGTAGAGGGAATGAACCCTCCTTTGGGCGTGGAAAGCATAAATCACAATGCTTTCGTTGAGGTAAATGAGAAAGGCACCATAGCTTCAGCAAACACTGTTATGGTGGCATTAAGAGGTAGTCGTCGTGCCACTCCTACGGACTTTGTAGCTGACCATCCTTTCCTCTTCTTAATCAGAGAAGATTTCAGTGGAACAATTCTCTTTATTGGTCAGGTTCTCAATCCTCTTGATGGAGCAGATGAACATACCACACACATATAccgaagaaaatgaagatgatgatgaaagttagCAATCTCATTatctaattattatattttgtgatTAGGAAGGttcatgtttttctttattatgctGATATTGAATtattacattattttatttttggtcaaagaatttttttatgttgaataaATATGAATAGCGACCCTCTCAGGTACACTTGCCAGTTGCTAAACCaaaaatttgacaaattaaaaattaatatgcaTGGGGTTAATTTGTCAAATTAATTCGCAGTATCTTTTTGAGTTCTTTCTTTTATACTTGTTGACAACTGAAGCTTAACTGTCAACACCCAGTTCCTCCTCAGCTTCTTCCACTCAAGCACCTCTCGCCGTCATCGCTTGGAGCCGCTGCCGctcgcccccccccccccccccccacctccttttttatcttttattatttaattaaaataaaaaaattggagggGAGCTAACGCGGTAATAGACCGACGCAGTTTAAATTGTGCTTCAATTTAGACGGGCAGGACCAAAATTgcacaaattaaaacaaaaagttaCAATTATCAgcattttctattttctcatTGTCATGATCATCTTCAATAAACCTCTTCCAAAACCAATGTTGCTTCCATACTCTTTCAATCATCTCTTCAATTGGTATGTTCTTCGTCTCGGGcaccaagaaaaacacaaagatTGACATCATGAAAACCCAACcagagaagaacaagaagatgcCAAACTTGAAATGACATAACATGGATAGAAAAGCTTGTGCAATAACAAAGGTGAAGAGCAAATTGACACAAACAGTGACACTTTGTCCGGCTGAACGGGTCTCCAATGGAAATGTCTCACTTGGAATAAGCCATCCAAGAGGACCTATAGACCAAGCAAAAGCAGAAACATAAATGCAAACCATGATAACTACGAATATTGCATAACCTTTCGAAAGGTTATCCGAATGATCTGTGACCTTGATCCCCAAAATGATAGCTATCACGACTTGAGACAAGAACATTTGTACACCGGCTTCCAACAGCAACATACGGCGTCCAACTTTGTCCACTGAGTAGATAGATACAATTGTGGAGAGCACATTCACAGCACCGGTTATCACAGCGGAATAAAGGGAGGCATCATTCTTGAATCCCAATGTGTTGAATAACACCGGCGCATAAAACATGATCGCGTTGATGCCTGTGAATTGCTGGAATATCTGTTTTTTTATCACAACAAAAATGAATCAGCAATtggacaaacaatttttttcaatgtGGTAGAGATGAAATCATTACTTTTGAAGCAGtcaatattaataaatattagaATATACCGGTACATACTTGCAAGGCGACCGAAATGACAAGTTGAGGACGGTTTTTGCGTTTAAGAAGATTTCTAAAGGGGTGTTTAACCTCTTTAGCTATACGACTTGCCTCAACAAGCTCCAAGAACTCTGGTTCAACATTATCGATGCCACGGATCTTTTTGAGTACCGCTTTTCCTTCTTCCGTACGACCACGTTCTATGAGACTGTTGGGAGTGTCCACAACCAAGATGGCACCAAGTGTTAGGAGAAGTGCTGGGATACCAGCCAACCCTAGAGATAGCCTCCAACCCCATCCACCTTTGATTCTACATTTTGGTCACAACATCAAATAATTGTAAGTAATCAACAAGTGTCTCAACTAAAACTACactataaaaatttcatttgttttttctcaaaatatatTAGCAATCATTCTACAACAAGAAAAATGCTATAGtaacattaattttttcaccaaataaattttttggtaACTTTCTTCACCAAATAATTgttaatgacattttttttaaatattttaaataaaacaattattattttcaaggGCTGTAGTCACTGATTAAAAAGGAGACAAATCCACGTTTCTATGAAGTGTTTACTTTAAAATCCAAGTTGACTGTGTAGACTAATGTGTTAGCGGAGAACACATTTCAAATAAACAAGCATGTGCTAGACTTTTAAATTATTAGTAATTTATTAGTTTATATGATTATAAAAGTCATAGAAAGGACCAAAATTTTCTTGTACATACTAGTATTACCATTAATTCAATTTGCTAACTACTACTATTAAGATTACCACTCTTTTGATTATGACTTGTGATTTAATTTTCATCAATCATCTTAATTGTTTTTTCATATAACAACCAAAATtgtagaagagaaaaaaaagtatgCAACACCATCCAAGAAAAATACTTACTTGTTGGTTCCATAGTTGACAAGGTTAGCAAACAAAATGCCAATAGTGACATTAAGTTGGAAAAGTATATTCAATGCTCCACGTATTCTTGAAGGAGCAATTTCGGAAAGAAACACTGGCACGGCCTATAAtcaaattaaatcaaaaaacTATTTAGTTACATgttgaacaaattaaaaattaatttttttgaagaagcaaattaaaaattaattaaaactttTAAATGAGATGAATTCTTTGATATGGATTTAAAGGGATAAAAGTGAATTCAAAGAAAttgaattctaatttttttttttttatatagatgaGGACTCTATTAAAGAACATCTTCGATAAATATTAAAGAAGAGCATATCCTCTTCAGTTTAATTTTCCCGGGAGGGAGTAAATTTTTTACCCCTGTAattgattcatttttaattaaatatttatcttGCAACAGTAAAAAAACATGTGGTGAAAATTAAACAAGAGGAAATTTACACTGCAACTCTCatattaagaaaatttaaaggTCTCTTTGAAATATCTCAAAAACACTAATTAGCAAGACACATACTATAATTATTTCTTACCGTTAAAGAATTATTGCAAGAGTGTTTTAGAATAGCACCattaaatacacaaaataacttttatttatatttgtgtccaacATATTTCAACTTGTACTAGTACCTGATTAGCAAAACCAACACCACAACCAAGTAAGATTCTTCCAACAATGAGCATGGCAAGGTTTTGAGCAGCAACATTGAAGATAACTCCACCAATGAAGAAAAAGCCAGCAATCAACATGGTGATTCTTCTCCCCAACACTCGAGTGGTATATGATGCAAAGAAAGTGGCAGTTAAACCGGCTAGATACAAGGAAGATGTAAATAACTGCAATCCTTGGTTGTCGTATTTGCAGTAATTACTGTCTAATCCTATTTTTAGCTCTGTCTTTCTATATACTTCTGGGAAGAACTTCTTCAAGAATGGTGGCATAGCTGTCACACCACCTGTCaccataagacatttttttttttactctataGTACCATTGTATTTTAATTCTGAACCAAAATGGAAACAAGGTTATGATTATAGGGTTAAATATCTTTTTGtcactataaaataatagtctTCGTCCTTACTTAATATTTACTATATTTGTAATCCctataaatattttcttacACATAATTTTAGTCCCTACTAAAACTAAAGTAgtttaattatcattaaactCTTATATTTTTGAACGATTTTTCATGTGctgtttaaaatatcatataaaatttatttactaaaatttaattttttttaacatgatatgaattaaatatgGATTTTTTAAACCTCAAAAGTTTAAGATAAAAATAACGAAAATCATgacctaaaaatcaaatttttagcTCATTTTTTCTGGAGGAACTTTTTATGATGTTCTAAACATACTTgcgaaaaaatcattcaaaaatacaaGTTAACTTAACCGTAGGGAGCAAAATAACGTGCATAATAATTTTTCaggtattaaaaaatataataaaaattaagtaaggaTTAAACTTAGAAAGTCGTCATTTTGTaggaactaaaaacatatttaacccttaattatataattaaaaaaagatgtagttgattatatattttataaaaatatatgaaaaatattattctatTAAAAAAGAGCAACAGACTAATACAATTGTtaggataaaattaatatttcattgATATCttagaataatatataaaaatattattgattgctaagataatttatttttttatgattcttTTCAAATGAGTTGGATCTCAAAACTCACAGATAGGTGAGAGATATCAGCAACAGAAGAAGTTGCACTCACCTTTATAGAATAAGTTAATTCTTTTTTAACTGAACCAACTTTCGTTAAATTACATTGTAGAAAAATTGACAGTGTTATTAACTTGTTAAAGTTTAATTTATggcatttttttgtttgttacaaATGGCATGTTTGTTGTTAATAGAAACTATATGGTATATATAACCTTGGAAATTAGTAGTATTATATGGAGAAACGGTTCACATGCGAACAGAGggaatttagtttaaatatttttcttttctttcattagtaatttttttaatctacgTAAAATAGTTAAATAGATTATTTATTACagaaggaaaatatattttatagaagaaagaagggaaaaaaaaaagtatacctGAAACACCAACGTCGTAACCAAACATGAGACCACCAGTGGCAGCCATGATACATGAAATTATAACGATTGGAGTTATCTTTGCCTCGAAATCATTGCCTCCGGCACTGGTGGCGAAACCTCCGCCAGCCATGGTTAACTAGCTAGTGCCGATCGATCAAAAACCTATATATAACGTACTAAAGTAGTTGAGATGATGGTGAATAGAAACTATGCATCCACATAtaatgcaatgcaattaattGGTGGAAAACAAAGATAAGATTAAAGAGGGAAATGGACAAAGTGACAAAGTGAGAATAGAGTTGCTGAGAAATTTGAGCGCTGGAATTTTAGTGAAATGGTATTTATAAAAACTTTGGATAAGTGTTATGTTGACGTGTTGTACTTATGCTGACTATGACGATTTACTTACAGTCACCCACTCTTATGGCCCCACGTTGCTTcatttttcctttatttttgtcCTTAATATAGTATTTCTGaccccttaattttttttaatttgtaattttagTCCTCTTAATTTGTTTAGAGGTTTACCaccatataatttattttgaagacaaaaaaaatggaagcCTCGCTTGATAGGACATCTAGCACATTTGCAAGGAGTGACCGTAGTGGGATTATGTTTGCTAACTTACTCTAACATATTTTTTAGTATGAGTGTGCGAATGAATTTACGGTCATATAAACAAATAatgttaatatttaataattagtattattagtttttattgTAGGTGAAAATCGAACTCTCAAGACCTCCTTATCATTACACTTCCACCAACCGTATTACTCCTTATTCGGGTCTATTTGGCAAGACACATTTTTGGTAATTGTCATTTTCTTATGAGTTTGTAGTTTATTTGTttgcttatagcttaatttttaAGCTAATTCAATATgtttatagcttatcatttcaatttgcttatagcttattatttcatgtaatattttttatatcatttcgtatttataaccaaattcaaccgttaattttattaaatattataaattttattgacTATGTTTGGTAAGACAGATTTTTGATAATTGTCATTTTCTCgtgagtttatagcttattttggTAAGCTAATTCAATATacttataacttatcatttcaATTTGCTTATAGCTATACTATTtcatgtaatttttatatatcattttgtatttataaccaaattcaatcattaattttattaaatactacaaattcaatttacTACCTTAATTGCTACAAGTTAACTTATTAATTATCGgctattttttgtcaaatagaaTCTTAAATTGTTAACAGAAAATCTAGAGaccaattttttaaacaaatttttataaagaaTGTTTTTTTAGAGGGAACTTGCAGTTAGTTTATTCTATAATCTTCACTTGCAAAGTGTAGTTTGTTGAAGACTCATAATTCCCTTGTTATAGCAGGAATAAAAGCAAATATGGAAAGTAAAACTACAAAATATGGAACACAAACCACACATTATGACCTATATAAGCTGCAAATACAATTGCCAGGGATTGATTCCAACAATTTACAACTGATAATCAGCATTAACTTTCTCATTGTCATACTCATCTTCAACAAACCTCCTCCAGAACCAATGTTGCTTCCATACTCTCTCAATCATCTCTTCAATCGGTATGTTCTTCGTCTCCGGcaccaagaaaaacacaaagatTGACATGATGAAAACCCATCcagagaagaacaagaagatgcCAAACTTGAAATGACACAACATGGATAGAAAAGCTTGTGCAATGACAAAGGTGAAGAGCAAATTGACACAAACAGTGACACTTTGTCCGGCCGAACGAGTCTCCAATGGAAATATCTCACTTGAAATAAGCCATCCAAGAGGACCTATAGACCAAGCAAAAGCAGACACGAAAGTGCAAACCAAGATAACTACGAAAATTGCGTAACCTTTTGAAAGGTTATCCGAATGATCAGCAACCTTGAACCCCAAAATGATAGCTATTACGACTTGAGACAAAAACATTTGCACACCGGCTTCCAATAACAACACGCGACGACCAACTTTATCCACTGAGTAGATTGATACAATTGTGGAGAGGACATTCACAGCTCCCGTTATCACAGCGGAATAGAGCGAAGCATCATTCTTGAATCCCAATGTGTTGAATAAAACTGGCGCATAAAACATGATCGCATTGATGCCTGTGAATTGCTGGAATATCTGTTTTTTAACACAACAAAAATGAATCaacaattttatttgatgtGGTAGAGACGGAATCATTATTTTTGTAACCgtcaatattaataattattagaATATGCCGATAGATACTTACTTGCAAGGCAACCGAAATGACAAGTTGAGGCCGGTTTTTGCGTTTGCGTAGGTTTCTAAAAGGGTGTTTAACCTCTTGAGCTATGCGACTGGCCTCAACAAGCTCCAAGAACTCAGGCTCAACGTTATCGGTACCACGAATCTTTTTGAGTACGGCTTTTCCTTCTTCCGTGCGGCCACGTTCAATGAGACTGTTGGGAGTGTCCACAACTAAGATGGCACCAATTGTTAGGAGAAGTGCTGGGATACCAGCCAATCCTAGAGATAGCCTCCAACCCCATCCACCTTTGATTCTACATTTGGTCACAACATCAAATAATTGTTGTGTCTCAACTAATTAAAACTACcaagtggctagaaaatccaccttaaaggtgaacaAGTGAAGTGTCCTGGGTTCGAACTcggactcctgcacatatagttcgatgtccctaccaattgagctaagctcacgggaacTTTGTTTATTTAATATACACACTATCATCCATGAATTCAATTTCCTAAATACTACTCTTAAGATTAAAAACTGAGTACTAGACTTCACcactctttttttaatttaccttttttcttcttttttttttaaaagtaaattagGTATCATCAAGTTTGTGGGACTCAAATGAAGGGTAAATTTTCCCTAAAAGATTaaccactatttttttttttgataagaaaaGATTAACCACTATTGAGTATGTATACCATTCTTCTGATTATGACTTATGCTTTATTATTAATCATTAATCAATCATCTTAATTGTTTTCATTTCCAATTAACaacaaaattgaagaagaaaaaaaaagtacacGCAACAGCACATAAGAGATATACTAACTTGCTGGTTCCATAATTGACAAGGTTAGCAAACAAAATGCCAATAGTGACATTAAGTGAGAAAAGAATATTCAAAGCTCCGCGAATTCTTGAAGGAGCAATTTCAGAAAGAAACACTGGCACGGCCTGTAAtcaaattaaaccaaaaaaagtTAGTTACATACTGAGCCAATTAGTAAAAATTAACGTTTTTTTTATCGATGAAATTAAAAGCTTTTAGTTTGGTTCGGggtttttggaggggaggggaggtgagggaatat
It contains:
- the LOC123907872 gene encoding sugar transport protein 13-like, translating into MAGGGFITSASSNNFEAKITPIVIISCIMAATGGLMFGYDVGVSGGVTAMPPFLKKFFPAVYRKTVLEKGLDSNYCKYNNQGLQLFTSSLYLAGLTATFFASYTTRVLGRRLTMLIAGFFFIGGVIFNAAAQNLAMLIVGRILLGFGVGFANQAVPVFLSEIAPSRIRGALNILFSLNVTIGILFANLVNYGTSKIKGGWGWRLSLGLAGIPALLLTIGAILVVDTPNSLIERGRTEEGKAVLKKIRGTDNVEPEFLELVEASRIAQEVKHPFRNLRKRKNRPQLVISVALQIFQQFTGINAIMFYAPVLFNTLGFKNDASLYSAVITGAVNVLSTIVSIYSVDKVGRRVLLLEAGVQMFLSQVVIAIILGFKVADHSDNLSKGYAIFVVILVCTFVSAFAWSIGPLGWLISSEIFPLETRSAGQSVTVCVNLLFTFVIAQAFLSMLCHFKFGIFLFFSGWVFIMSIFVFFLVPETKNIPIEEMIERVWKQHWFWRRFVEDEYDNEKVNADYQL
- the LOC123907870 gene encoding sugar transport protein 13-like isoform X1; translation: MAGGGFATSAGGNDFEAKITPIVIISCIMAATGGLMFGYDVGVSGGVTAMPPFLKKFFPEVYRKTELKIGLDSNYCKYDNQGLQLFTSSLYLAGLTATFFASYTTRVLGRRITMLIAGFFFIGGVIFNVAAQNLAMLIVGRILLGCGVGFANQAVPVFLSEIAPSRIRGALNILFQLNVTIGILFANLVNYGTNKIKGGWGWRLSLGLAGIPALLLTLGAILVVDTPNSLIERGRTEEGKAVLKKIRGIDNVEPEFLELVEASRIAKEVKHPFRNLLKRKNRPQLVISVALQIFQQFTGINAIMFYAPVLFNTLGFKNDASLYSAVITGAVNVLSTIVSIYSVDKVGRRMLLLEAGVQMFLSQVVIAIILGIKVTDHSDNLSKGYAIFVVIMVCIYVSAFAWSIGPLGWLIPSETFPLETRSAGQSVTVCVNLLFTFVIAQAFLSMLCHFKFGIFLFFSGWVFMMSIFVFFLVPETKNIPIEEMIERVWKQHWFWKRFIEDDHDNEKIENADNCNFLF
- the LOC123907870 gene encoding sugar transport protein 13-like isoform X2; amino-acid sequence: MAGGGFATSAGGNDFEAKITPIVIISCIMAATGGLMFGYDVGVSGGVTAMPPFLKKFFPEVYRKTELKIGLDSNYCKYDNQGLQLFTSSLYLAGLTATFFASYTTRVLGRRITMLIAGFFFIGGVIFNVAAQNLAMLIVGRILLGCGVGFANQAVPVFLSEIAPSRIRGALNILFQLNVTIGILFANLVNYGTNKIKGGWGWRLSLGLAGIPALLLTLGAILVVDTPNSLIERGRTEEGKAVLKKIRGIDNVEPEFLELVEASRIAKEVKHPFRNLLKRKNRPQLVISVALQVCTDIPAIHRHQRDHVLCAGVIQHIGIQE
- the LOC123907873 gene encoding serpin-ZX-like → MDLKKSGRCQEDVALTLTKHLFLKQDSQQKNLVFSPLSLFVVLSVMAAGSEGYALDELLTFLQFDSIHNLMSFFSQLVSPALFSDDRMCFINGMWADESLPLSHSFKQLVATHYNTTLASVDFKTKGDQVCHEVNLWVEKETNGLITKLLHPSMVSKLPTGLVFANAMCFKGVWKHKFMDTAFQHSFHLFNGTKVIAPFMDSKQREHFIGIFDGFKVLRLSYRQGRDKTRRFSMYIFLPDAKDGLLALIEKLASESDFLKDKFPRRKVEVRQFTIPKFKISFSFEASNVLHELGMSSPFFLTKVVEGMNPPLGVESINHNAFVEVNEKGTIASANTVMVALRGSRRATPTDFVADHPFLFLIREDFSGTILFIGQVLNPLDGADEHTTHIYRRK